From a single Miscanthus floridulus cultivar M001 chromosome 8, ASM1932011v1, whole genome shotgun sequence genomic region:
- the LOC136472854 gene encoding protein ROLLING AND ERECT LEAF 2-like, producing the protein MGCAASRLEDEEAVKMCRDRRDFIKQALEQRNRFASSHIAYIESLKRVSMALQRFVAGDDQHELIFDTFISPVKQQKPEMLGLPYGSYEKRTIHVSRYLRSGPNPSVSVEEHPRPVETVRVESHYPMDNDSGMDRFLPMHSPVRSSSYYPPPYNRPSYPPPSAQEPVRNSSSYYMSYDRPSYAPSSPQEAMRTSYYGSYDRPSYPSTSPQEPQRNSYHVPYDRPSYPPPSPQEQESSPWDFFWNPFSSLDSFSYPRPRSSYDNVVTDDELARLQQVREEEGIPELEEEDDECQEQIQMHRKEEKEEHDNADDDEDEDDEEDDDEECEHSDECMVSNEGTCSVNFDANMKQETKGFESKGIQCTEAPEPRKTVELEIKAHKKELMRNRVANAEETPGFTVYLNRRPASLVEAMKDIDCQFLGICDAAREISVMLEASRVQYSTSNDLSAKMLNPVALLRSASSRSSSSRFLLAPSSSIDDLYDNETSSCYSEESCSTMSGSHHSTLDRLYTWEKKLYKEVKAGERLRIEYEKRLTHLRNQDVKGEEPSSVDKTCAALRSLHTRLKVSIHTVQSISRRIEILRDEELHPQLMELIQGLSRMWRSMAERHKVQKRTIEDAKLLFLQHHPSAATAISLGPLEAATPPPAALALESEIQAWRGALETWLFAQRAYARALAAWARRCLGISSAARPSHPLPPAFLVCMEWGRAVDAATEARVIDGLDFFVAGVGSVCSGVATGMEGMAGRVLCAGMAVVTGAMAEFAAASADSYDAAVTAVITAARAPERGKENGMGQLER; encoded by the exons ATGGGATGTGCTGCTTCCAGGTTAGAAGATGAGGAGGCTGTCAAGATGTGCCGGGACAGAAGGGACTTCATCAAGCAGGCACTGGAGCAGCGCAACCGATTTGCATCTTCTCACATTGCTTACATCGAGTCCCTGAAGCGTGTTTCAATGGCTCTCCAACGGTTTGTTGCTGGAGATGATCAACATGAGCTCATCTTCGATACATTCATCTCTCCTGTCAAGCAACAGAAGCCAGAGATGCTTGGGCTGCCTTATGGTTCATATGAGAAGAGAACCATTCATGTCTCAAGATACCTGAGGTCAGGACCTAACCCATCAGTGTCAGTTGAGGAGCACCCACGGCCGGTGGAAACAGTCCGTGTCGAGTCACATTACCCTATGGACAATGACAGTGGCATGGATAGGTTCTTACCAATGCACTCACCGGTGAGATCGTCTTCATACTACCCACCACCTTATAACAGGCCAAGCTACCCACCTCCATCGGCCCAGGAACCAGTTAGGAATTCTTCTTCCTATTACATGTCTTATGACAGGCCAAGCTATGCACCTTCATCACCCCAGGAGGCAATGAGGACTTCTTATTATGGATCTTATGACAGGCCAAGCTACCCATCAACATCACCCCAGGAGCCACAGAGGAATTCTTATCACGTGCCATATGACAGGCCAAGCTACCCACCTCCGTCACCCCAGGAGCAGGAATCATCACCGTGGGACTTCTTCTGGAACCCATTCTCATCGCTGGACAGCTTTTCATATCCCCGCCCTCGGAGTAGCTATGACAATGTGGTCACTGATGATGAACTTGCGAGGTTACAACAGGTACGAGAGGAGGAAGGAATTCcagaacttgaagaggaagatgaTGAGTGTCAAGAGCAAATACAAATGCACAGAAAAGAGGAAAAAGAAGAGCATGACAatgcagatgatgatgaagatgaagatgatgaggaagatgatgacgAGGAATGCGAGCATTCAGATGAGTGTATGGTTTCTAACGAGGGCACTTGCTCTGTGAATTTTGATGCCAATATGAAGCAAGAAACAAAGGGATTTGAATCCAAAGGTATTCAGTGTACTGAAGCACCAGAACCTCGCAAAACAGTAGAACTTGAGATAAAGGCACACAAGAAAGAACTGATGAGAAACAGAGTAGCAAATGCAGAAGAAACTCCTGGTTTCACAGTATATCTGAATCGAAGGCCAGCAAGCTTGGTTGAGGCCATGAAGGATATCGACTGTCAGTTCTTGGGGATATGTGACGCTGCTCGGGAAATCTCAGTAATGTTGGAGGCAAGTAGAGTTCAGTACTCAACCTCAAACGATCTTTCTG CGAAGATGCTGAACCCAGTTGCACTTTTGCGCTCTGCGTCATCGCGTTCATCATCTTCGCGTTTCCTTCTTGCTCCCTCTAGCTCAATAGATGATCTCTATGACAATGAGACTAGCAGCTGTTACTCTGAAGAATCTTGTAGTACCATGTCTGGAAGTCACCACTCGACCTTAGATAGACTTTATACATGGGAGAAGAAATTATACAAAGAAGTAAAG GCAGGTGAGCGTTTAAGAATCGAGTATGAGAAGAGGTTGACACATTTGAGGAACCAAGATGTGAAAGGCGAAGAACCTTCCTCTGTTGATAAGACTTGCGCAGCATTGAGAAGCTTGCATACTCGGCTGAAGGTGTCAATACACACAGTTCAGTCAATTTCAAGAAGGATTGAAATTCTAAGGGATGAGGAACTGCATCCTCAGCTTATGGAGTTGATTCAAGG GTTATCGCGGATGTGGCGCTCCATGGCTGAACGCCACAAAGTTCAGAAGCGAACCATCGAGGACGCCAAACTTCTCTTCCTCCAGCACCACCCCTCGGCCGCCACTGCCATCTCCCTTGGTCCACTAGAGGCTGCAACTCCCCCACCGGCTGCCTTGGCATTGGAATCCGAGATCCAGGCCTGGCGAGGAGCCCTGGAGACCTGGTTGTTTGCGCAGCGCGCCTATGCGCGCGCACTAGCCGCGTGGGCGCGACGATGCCTCGGCATCAGCAGCGCGGCGCGGCCCAGCCATCCGCTGCCGCCGGCGTTCCTAGTGTGCATGGAGTGGGGGCGCGCGGTTGACGCGGCCACTGAGGCACGAGTGATAGACGGTCTGGACTTCTTTGTCGCTGGCGTCGGGTCAGTGTGCTCGGGCGTGGCTACCGGGATGGAGGGCATGGCTGGGCGGGTGCTGTGTGCTGGCATGGCAGTGGTCACTGGCGCCATGGCGGAGTTCGCGGCGGCGTCTGCAGACAGCTATGACGCAGCTGTCACAGCTGTGATCACCGCGGCGCGTGCGCCGGAGCGCGGGAAAGAGAACGGCATGGGACAACTGGAACGCTAG